A genome region from Hevea brasiliensis isolate MT/VB/25A 57/8 chromosome 9, ASM3005281v1, whole genome shotgun sequence includes the following:
- the LOC110656234 gene encoding vestitone reductase isoform X4, giving the protein MEADKGKVCVTGGTGFVASWLIMRLLQHGYSAHTTVRPGPEHKRDVSFLTSLPGASKKLQIFQADLSIPESFESAIKGCIGVFHVATPVDFENKEPEEVIVKRTIDGTLGILKACLNSKTVKRVVYTSSASTIVFSDKVVDTMDEGFWSNVDYIKSINYFTFGPYMISKTSTEKIALEFAEEHGLDLVTVIPSFIVGPFICPKFPGSVHTSMAMILEKGYSKAFQDKSKMRKEQDYESQDSKKRSLKGIEGYKTPGVSPKKLLDSGFEFKYGLDEMFDEAIQCCKEKGYL; this is encoded by the exons ATGGAAGCAGATAAGGGTAAGGTATGTGTTACAGGAGGTACTGGATTTGTAGCTTCATGGTTGATCATGAGGCTTCTTCAGCATGGATACTCAGCCCACACCACCGTTAGACCTGGCCCAG AACACAAAAGGGACGTTAGCTTCTTGACAAGCCTACCAGGAGCGTCCAAGAAACTCCAAATCTTCCAAGCTGATCTTAGTATCCCGGAAAGTTTTGAATCGGCCATTAAAGGGTGTATTGGTGTGTTTCACGTAGCCACTCCTGTTGATTTTGAAAACAAAGAACCTGAGGAAGTGATTGTAAAAAGAACAATTGATGGAACATTAGGGATCTTAAAGGCATGCTTGAACTCCAAGACAGTGAAGCGAGTTGTGTACACTTCCAGTGCATCAACAATTGTATTTAGTGACAAGGTTGTGGACACAATGGATGAGGGCTTTTGGAGTAATGTGGATTACATAAAGTCCATTAACTACTTTACTTTTGGTCCTTACATGATTTCCAAGACATCGACGGAGAAGATAGCTCTTGAATTTGCAGAAGAGCATGGATTGGACCTTGTGACAGTAATTCCTTCTTTTATTGTCGGTCCCTTTATTTGTCCTAAGTTCCCTGGCTCAGTGCACACATCAATGGCTATGATACTGG agaaaggatactcaaaggcatttcaagacaaatccaaaatgagaaaagaacaagactatgaaagccaagactcaaagaaaag aTCTCTGAAGGGTATTGAAGGCTATAAAACCCCAGGAGTTTCTCCAAAGAAATTGTTGGACTCTGGTTTTGAATTCAAGTATGGATTAGATGAGATGTTTGACGAAGCTATCCAATGCTGCAAAGAGAAGGGCTATCTATAG
- the LOC110656234 gene encoding vestitone reductase isoform X1 gives MEADKGKVCVTGGTGFVASWLIMRLLQHGYSAHTTVRPGPEHKRDVSFLTSLPGASKKLQIFQADLSIPESFESAIKGCIGVFHVATPVDFENKEPEEVIVKRTIDGTLGILKACLNSKTVKRVVYTSSASTIVFSDKVVDTMDEGFWSNVDYIKSINYFTFGPYMISKTSTEKIALEFAEEHGLDLVTVIPSFIVGPFICPKFPGSVHTSMAMILGEREQYGLLLNLSMVHTDDVARAHIFLFEYPEARGRYICSSHTITIEELSKFLSAKYPQFPIPTVESLKGIEGYKTPGVSPKKLLDSGFEFKYGLDEMFDEAIQCCKEKGYL, from the exons ATGGAAGCAGATAAGGGTAAGGTATGTGTTACAGGAGGTACTGGATTTGTAGCTTCATGGTTGATCATGAGGCTTCTTCAGCATGGATACTCAGCCCACACCACCGTTAGACCTGGCCCAG AACACAAAAGGGACGTTAGCTTCTTGACAAGCCTACCAGGAGCGTCCAAGAAACTCCAAATCTTCCAAGCTGATCTTAGTATCCCGGAAAGTTTTGAATCGGCCATTAAAGGGTGTATTGGTGTGTTTCACGTAGCCACTCCTGTTGATTTTGAAAACAAAGAACCTGAGGAAGTGATTGTAAAAAGAACAATTGATGGAACATTAGGGATCTTAAAGGCATGCTTGAACTCCAAGACAGTGAAGCGAGTTGTGTACACTTCCAGTGCATCAACAATTGTATTTAGTGACAAGGTTGTGGACACAATGGATGAGGGCTTTTGGAGTAATGTGGATTACATAAAGTCCATTAACTACTTTACTTTTGGTCCTTACATGATTTCCAAGACATCGACGGAGAAGATAGCTCTTGAATTTGCAGAAGAGCATGGATTGGACCTTGTGACAGTAATTCCTTCTTTTATTGTCGGTCCCTTTATTTGTCCTAAGTTCCCTGGCTCAGTGCACACATCAATGGCTATGATACTGG GTGAGAGGGAGCAATATGGTCTTCTTCTCAATTTATCAATGGTGCACACAGATGATGTGGCTAGAGCACACATATTTCTATTTGAATATCCTGAAGCAAGAGGGAgatatatttgttcttcacacacCATAACCATTGAAGAGCTGTCTAAGTTTCTTTCAGCCAAGTATCCACAGTTCCCAATACCAACAGTGGA aTCTCTGAAGGGTATTGAAGGCTATAAAACCCCAGGAGTTTCTCCAAAGAAATTGTTGGACTCTGGTTTTGAATTCAAGTATGGATTAGATGAGATGTTTGACGAAGCTATCCAATGCTGCAAAGAGAAGGGCTATCTATAG
- the LOC110656234 gene encoding vestitone reductase isoform X2 — protein MEADKGKVCVTGGTGFVASWLIMRLLQHGYSAHTTVRPGPEHKRDVSFLTSLPGASKKLQIFQADLSIPESFESAIKGCIGVFHVATPVDFENKEPEEVIVKRTIDGTLGILKACLNSKTVKRVVYTSSASTIVFSDKVVDTMDEGFWSNVDYIKSINYFTFGPYMISKTSTEKIALEFAEEHGLDLVTVIPSFIVGPFICPKFPGSVHTSMAMILGEREQYGLLLNLSMVHTDDVARAHIFLFEYPEARGRYICSSHTITIEELSKFLSAKSLKGIEGYKTPGVSPKKLLDSGFEFKYGLDEMFDEAIQCCKEKGYL, from the exons ATGGAAGCAGATAAGGGTAAGGTATGTGTTACAGGAGGTACTGGATTTGTAGCTTCATGGTTGATCATGAGGCTTCTTCAGCATGGATACTCAGCCCACACCACCGTTAGACCTGGCCCAG AACACAAAAGGGACGTTAGCTTCTTGACAAGCCTACCAGGAGCGTCCAAGAAACTCCAAATCTTCCAAGCTGATCTTAGTATCCCGGAAAGTTTTGAATCGGCCATTAAAGGGTGTATTGGTGTGTTTCACGTAGCCACTCCTGTTGATTTTGAAAACAAAGAACCTGAGGAAGTGATTGTAAAAAGAACAATTGATGGAACATTAGGGATCTTAAAGGCATGCTTGAACTCCAAGACAGTGAAGCGAGTTGTGTACACTTCCAGTGCATCAACAATTGTATTTAGTGACAAGGTTGTGGACACAATGGATGAGGGCTTTTGGAGTAATGTGGATTACATAAAGTCCATTAACTACTTTACTTTTGGTCCTTACATGATTTCCAAGACATCGACGGAGAAGATAGCTCTTGAATTTGCAGAAGAGCATGGATTGGACCTTGTGACAGTAATTCCTTCTTTTATTGTCGGTCCCTTTATTTGTCCTAAGTTCCCTGGCTCAGTGCACACATCAATGGCTATGATACTGG GTGAGAGGGAGCAATATGGTCTTCTTCTCAATTTATCAATGGTGCACACAGATGATGTGGCTAGAGCACACATATTTCTATTTGAATATCCTGAAGCAAGAGGGAgatatatttgttcttcacacacCATAACCATTGAAGAGCTGTCTAAGTTTCTTTCAGCCAA aTCTCTGAAGGGTATTGAAGGCTATAAAACCCCAGGAGTTTCTCCAAAGAAATTGTTGGACTCTGGTTTTGAATTCAAGTATGGATTAGATGAGATGTTTGACGAAGCTATCCAATGCTGCAAAGAGAAGGGCTATCTATAG
- the LOC110656234 gene encoding vestitone reductase isoform X3 has product MEADKGKVCVTGGTGFVASWLIMRLLQHGYSAHTTVRPGPEHKRDVSFLTSLPGASKKLQIFQADLSIPESFESAIKGCIGVFHVATPVDFENKEPEEVIVKRTIDGTLGILKACLNSKTVKRVVYTSSASTIVFSDKVVDTMDEGFWSNVDYIKSINYFTFGPYMISKTSTEKIALEFAEEHGLDLVTVIPSFIVGPFICPKFPGSVHTSMAMILVASKEKGYSKAFQDKSKMRKEQDYESQDSKKRSLKGIEGYKTPGVSPKKLLDSGFEFKYGLDEMFDEAIQCCKEKGYL; this is encoded by the exons ATGGAAGCAGATAAGGGTAAGGTATGTGTTACAGGAGGTACTGGATTTGTAGCTTCATGGTTGATCATGAGGCTTCTTCAGCATGGATACTCAGCCCACACCACCGTTAGACCTGGCCCAG AACACAAAAGGGACGTTAGCTTCTTGACAAGCCTACCAGGAGCGTCCAAGAAACTCCAAATCTTCCAAGCTGATCTTAGTATCCCGGAAAGTTTTGAATCGGCCATTAAAGGGTGTATTGGTGTGTTTCACGTAGCCACTCCTGTTGATTTTGAAAACAAAGAACCTGAGGAAGTGATTGTAAAAAGAACAATTGATGGAACATTAGGGATCTTAAAGGCATGCTTGAACTCCAAGACAGTGAAGCGAGTTGTGTACACTTCCAGTGCATCAACAATTGTATTTAGTGACAAGGTTGTGGACACAATGGATGAGGGCTTTTGGAGTAATGTGGATTACATAAAGTCCATTAACTACTTTACTTTTGGTCCTTACATGATTTCCAAGACATCGACGGAGAAGATAGCTCTTGAATTTGCAGAAGAGCATGGATTGGACCTTGTGACAGTAATTCCTTCTTTTATTGTCGGTCCCTTTATTTGTCCTAAGTTCCCTGGCTCAGTGCACACATCAATGGCTATGATACTGG ttgcatctaaagagaaaggatactcaaaggcatttcaagacaaatccaaaatgagaaaagaacaagactatgaaagccaagactcaaagaaaag aTCTCTGAAGGGTATTGAAGGCTATAAAACCCCAGGAGTTTCTCCAAAGAAATTGTTGGACTCTGGTTTTGAATTCAAGTATGGATTAGATGAGATGTTTGACGAAGCTATCCAATGCTGCAAAGAGAAGGGCTATCTATAG
- the LOC110656236 gene encoding protein transport Sec1a-like, whose product MSLADSESSSHGGEHKFFRQASRECLLNEMLGSIRTGDSRSTWKVLIMDKVTVKVMSHSCKMSDITDQGISSVEGLFKSREPLPSMDAIYFIQPSKENVVMFLSDVSGREPLYETYSIGFFSTRVPKELVNHIKSDTSVLPCIGALREMNLEYFPLDSQAFATDHEGALQELYGENAENSRKFDACLKVMATRIATVFASLKEFPHVWYRAAKAPDTSAVTFRDTVPTKLAAAVWNNISKCKSIPNFPQTETCKLLILDRSVDQISPVIHEWTYDAMCHDLLDMDGNKYVVEVPSKMGGEPEKKEVLLEDNDPVWLELHHAHIADVWHVFILFC is encoded by the exons ATGTCATTGGCCGATTCTGAATCTTCTTCTCATGGCGGAGAGCACAAATTCTTTCGTCAAGCTAGCCGCGAAT GTTTATTGAATGAAATGCTGGGATCAATAAGAACCGGGGATTCGAGATCGACCTGGAAG GTACTTATCATGGATAAGGTTACAGTGAAAGTCATGTCTCATTCCTGTAAAATGTCGGATATCACAGACCAAGGAATTTCAT CGGTGGAAGGGCTTTTCAAGAGCAGGGAACCTTTACCTTCCATGGATGCTATATATTTTATCCAGCCATCAAAAGAAAA TGTTGTCATGTTCTTGTCTGATGTGTCTGGAAGGGAGCCTTTATACGAAACGTAT AGCATTGGTTTTTTCAGTACACGGGTCCCAAAGGAATTAGTTAATCACATAAAGTCTGATACAAGTGTGTTACCTTGCATTGGTGCTTTGAGAGAG ATGAATCTAGAATACTTTCCTTTAGACAGTCAG GCTTTTGCAACTGACCATGAAGGAGCACTGCAAGAACTATATGGTGAAAATGCTGAGAACTCTCGCAAATTTGATGCTTGCTTGAAAGTGATGGCGACTCGAATTGCAACAGTTTTTGCTTCATTGAAG GAATTTCCCCATGTGTGGTACCGTGCTGCCAAGGCACCAGATACATCTGCAGTAACATTTCGTGATACAGTTCCTACAAAGCTTGCGGCTGCCGTGTGGAACAATATTTCAAAGTGTAAGTCCATTCCTAACTTTCCACAAACTGAGACTtgcaaattgctcatcctggatagaTCTGTTGATCAG ATTTCTCCTGTCATACATGAATGGACTTATGATGCCATGTGCCACGATTTACTGGATATGGATGGAAATAAATATGTGGTTGAG GTTCCTAGCAAAATGGGTGGTGAACCTGAGAAAAAGGAAGTGCTTCTAGAAGATAATGATCCAGTCTGGCTTGAGCTTCACCATGCTCACATAGCAGATGTATGGCATGTTTTTATATTATTCTGTTGA